The Mangrovibacterium diazotrophicum DNA window TCTTTGGCTACTTTACGTGCGATCGAACTTTTCGTTAACATACCTCCGCGTCCAAAACCGGATTTCTGCTTCGAAACATTTTTCATCCAGTCCTTGTCTTTCGCGTCGATCTCTTCAATGATGTTTGACGTGGGCAACGAAGGGTCACCATCGTAAATACCCTCAACATTACTCAATATAATCAGCGCTTCCGAATTCTGCATGGATGCGATCAAGCCCGAAAGCTCGTCGTTATCGGTGAACATCAACTCTGAAACTGAAATGGTATCATTCTCATTGACAATCGGGAGAACCCGGTTCTCCAGCAAAGTAGTGATACAATTTTTCATGTTCAGGTAGTGGTCCCTGTCCGCAAAATTATCTTTGGTCGTCAACACCTGCGCGCAAACGATCCCGTGTTCGCGGAAGAAATCGGCGTAGCGATTTATCAGCTTCACCTGCCCTACCGCCGAGCACAACTGCCGGGCAGAAACGGTATCCAGCTTTTTTTGCAGTTTCAGTTCGCTGCGACCGGCGGCCACAGCACCCGATGACACCAAAATAACCTCAACTCCTTTTTGATGAAGCCAGGCAAGCTGATCGACCAAATGCGCGATGCGGGCCACATTCAATGTCCCGTCAGACTTGGTTAGAACGTTACTACCGACCTTTACGGTAACTTTTTTATAGCGTAAGCTCATAGTGCATCAGGGCTTAACCGATTTTATTATACGATGCAATCAACCCCTGAATAACAGACGAGCTAAAACCTTGATGTTCCATCTCGTTGATCCCGGTAATGGTCACCCCGCGCGGCGTCGTTACTTTGTCGATTTCGCGCTCCGGGTGATTTCCGGTATCCATAATTAACTGCACAGCTCCTTTTACAGTCTGTGCGGTAATAAATTGAGCCATCTCTGCACCAAAGCCCATCTCGATTCCGCCTTGCATGGCAGCGCGTACATAACGTAGCGCGAAAGCAGTTCCGCAAGAAGCCAAAACCGTTGCAGCTCCCATCAGCTCTTCCGAGATAATAACAGTCTCTCCCAATTGGTCGAACAACTCTTTTACCATTTCCAGGCAATCTTTCGTGTTACCATTTCCGGCAATACAAGTCATTGATTCCTGAATAGAGATCGCCGTATTTGGCATCACACGAAGAATCTTCTTATCGGCACCTGCCATTTCGGCCAGGTCCTTTAAGTTGACGCCTGCGACAATCGACACCAGAATTTTATCTGGAGTCAGCACGTCCTTCAACAGCTCGATGACGCCTTGAATGTGATAAG harbors:
- the proB gene encoding glutamate 5-kinase is translated as MSLRYKKVTVKVGSNVLTKSDGTLNVARIAHLVDQLAWLHQKGVEVILVSSGAVAAGRSELKLQKKLDTVSARQLCSAVGQVKLINRYADFFREHGIVCAQVLTTKDNFADRDHYLNMKNCITTLLENRVLPIVNENDTISVSELMFTDNDELSGLIASMQNSEALIILSNVEGIYDGDPSLPTSNIIEEIDAKDKDWMKNVSKQKSGFGRGGMLTKSSIARKVAKEGIEVHIASGLKDHILTDILRVDRQAKHTLFKAEARKASNVKKWIAYSDSFAKGELVINQGARDALYSEMATSLLLIGVVDVKGSFEKGDIVKIVDEQGNLVGWGKAQFESEKAETEAGTKYKKPIVHYDYLYLIED
- the proC gene encoding pyrroline-5-carboxylate reductase, coding for MKVGKIAIIGAGNMGGAIANGILKSGYLPASSISISDPREAKLNELKALGFAATSDNAEAVKSAELVIFAVKPYHIQGVIELLKDVLTPDKILVSIVAGVNLKDLAEMAGADKKILRVMPNTAISIQESMTCIAGNGNTKDCLEMVKELFDQLGETVIISEELMGAATVLASCGTAFALRYVRAAMQGGIEMGFGAEMAQFITAQTVKGAVQLIMDTGNHPEREIDKVTTPRGVTITGINEMEHQGFSSSVIQGLIASYNKIG